From a region of the Gossypium raimondii isolate GPD5lz chromosome 10, ASM2569854v1, whole genome shotgun sequence genome:
- the LOC105775387 gene encoding serine/threonine-protein kinase BLUS1, translated as MEYEQEEHPKLQFPLDSNSYNIISEIGAGVCSKVYTAQCLPINSNVVAIKSIDLDQSNAGFRNLIGRETNTSSLLSHPNILNPHCSFTAGNRIWVVMPFMSGGSLESITSSSSPNGIQEQCIAIILKETLTALSYLHSQGYLHRDIKASNILLDDNGRVKLADFGVSSSFYASSSVYRLGSSTFSSQYGTAPEVIHSHKGYSFKADIWYFGITALVSTKKFSETFQDMAASCLHKDPANRPSADKLLKHPFFESCNGTSKFLAENLLRGLPSVEERFRAASKILEKGVDCDPNGDWASGLLVNHRMSSIIEGNGNGDEEFEVHDPVFPVESTQAVIPCDDDGEEQQPAAGGRGSEVNAETMVNQLMALKTSLDDQKEKLNKIINQPGAEMIDREDELEKENVRLRLELEREREHNLNLIQVINEEDPLLQQNERLRLELKNEKLRLENEKLRLELEKLKMHISATSNTTTDDNN; from the coding sequence ATGGAGTATGAACAAGAAGAACATCCCAAGCTTCAGTTCCCTTTAGATTCCAACTCTTACAACATCATTTCTGAAATCGGTGCTGGTGTTTGTTCTAAAGTTTATACAGCCCAATGTCTTCCCATCAATTCAAATGTTGTTGCCATTAAATCCATCGATCTTGATCAGTCCAACGCCGGTTTCCGCAACCTTATCGGACGTGAAACCAACACCTCCTCGCTTCTTTCCCACCCCAACATCCTCAACCCTCATTGTTCCTTCACCGCCGGTAACCGTATCTGGGTGGTTATGCCCTTTATGTCCGGCGGTTCTTTAGAGTCCATCACCTCATCTTCTTCCCCCAATGGCATACAAGAGCAATGCATTGCCATTATTCTCAAAGAAACCCTGACTGCATTATCCTATCTTCACAGCCAAGGGTATTTGCATAGAGATATAAAGGCCAGTAACATCTTGTTGGACGACAACGGACGTGTTAAGCTTGCGGATTTCGGTGTTTCGTCATCGTTCTATGCGTCGAGTTCGGTTTACAGATTAGGTTCTTCGACATTTTCGTCTCAATATGGGACGGCCCCAGAGGTGATTCATTCACATAAAGGCTATAGTTTCAAAGCTGATATATGGTATTTCGGTATAACTGCTCTTGTCTCCACCAAGAAGTTTTCAGAAACTTTTCAAGACATGGCTGCTTCTTGTCTCCATAAAGATCCTGCAAACCGACCCTCTGCAGATAAGCTTTTGAAACATCCTTTCTTTGAGAGTTGCAATGGTACTTCGAAGTTTCTTGCGGAGAATTTGCTGCGTGGATTGCCTAGTGTTGAAGAAAGGTTTAGGGCAGCAAGCAAGATTCTTGAGAAAGGTGTGGATTGTGATCCTAATGGGGACTGGGCGTCTGGTCTGCTCGTTAACCATCGGATGTCATCGATAATTGAAGGGAACGGCAATGGAGACGAGGAGTTTGAGGTGCATGACCCTGTATTCCCCGTGGAGTCAACACAAGCGGTGATTCCATGTGACGATGATGGTGAAGAACAACAACCGGCTGCAGGTGGCCGTGGCAGTGAAGTTAATGCAGAAACAATGGTGAACCAACTGATGGCATTGAAGACGAGTTTGGATGATCAAAAGGAGaagttgaataaaataattaaccaGCCTGGAGCTGAAATGATCGACAGAGAAGATGAATTGGAGAAGGAGAATGTGAGGCTGAGATTGGAGTTAGAGCGTGAAAGGGAACATAACTTGAATTTGATTCAAGTGATCAATGAAGAAGATCCATTGTTGCAACAGAATGAGAGGCTGAGATTGGAGTTAAAGAATGAGAAGCTGAGATTGGAGAATGAGAAGCTGAGATTGGAATTAGAGAAGCTCAAAATGCATATTTCTGCTACATCAAACACTACTACTGATGACAACAACTGA